A region of the Leptolyngbya subtilissima AS-A7 genome:
CCCCCGCCGCTACGAGTCCTCTAACTCCGTAGCCAACTCCTACGATCAGTGGACCGAAGACGGCATTCTAGAGTTCTACTGGGGCGAGCATATTCACTTAGGCCACTATGGCTCACCGCCCCGCCACAAAGGCTTTCTCGCTGCCAAGGCCGATTTTGTCCATGAAATGGTGCGCTGGGGAGGCCTGGACCATTTACCAGCGGGCACAACGGTGCTAGATGTGGGCTGCGGCATTGGCGGCAGCAGTCGTATTCTTGCCCGCGACTATGGCTTTGCGGTAACTGGAGTGACCATTAGCCCTAACCAGGTGCGTCGTGCCCAGCAGCTTACCCCACCAGGAGTCTCCGCCCAGTTTCAGGTGGATGATGCCATGGCGCTATCATTCCCCGACAGCAGCTTTGACGTAGTGTGGTCGGTGGAGGCCGGTCCTCACATGCCCGATAAAGCTGTCTTTGCCCGCGAGCTGCTGCGGGTGCTAAAACCCGGCGGTGTGCTGGTGGTTGCCGACTGGAACCAGCGGGACGATCGCAAAATTCCCCTTAACACTTGGGAAAAGCCCGTCATGCGCCAGCTACTAGATCAGTGGTCGCACCCAGCCTTTGCTAGCATCGAAGGCTTTGCCGAGCAGCTCGAAGCCACTGGCCTAGTGGCAGACCAGGTTACCACCGCCGACTGGTCGCAGGAAACCCTGCCCTCCTGGCTTGACTCGATCTGGCAAGGAGTTATCCGGCCCCAAGGCATGGTGAGCTTTGGACCAGCAGGGATCATCAAGTCGGTACGGGAAGTACCTACCCTGTTGCTCATGCGGCTCGCCTTTGGCTCTGGGCTGTGCCGCTTTGGCATGTTTCGAGCTGTGCGGGCAAACCCATCCTCACCACCTCAAGCAATGGTGACCGCATCTGACAGGTACACGTCCTGAATCAGGTGAAATAATTTCACCCCTTCTTTGAAGTCGCGCTGGAAAGTTTTGCGACCTGAAATTAGCCCCATGCCGCCAGCTCGCTTGTTGATCACAGCGGTGCGTACGGCTTCGGCAAAGTCATTGTCGCCAGAACCACCGCCGGAGTTGATCAGCCCCATGCGCCCGGCGTAGCAGTTGAGCACCTGATAGCGGGTAAGGTCGATAGGG
Encoded here:
- a CDS encoding methyltransferase domain-containing protein is translated as MNTVTGVGLFLALLAGGGALYLLTPRRYESSNSVANSYDQWTEDGILEFYWGEHIHLGHYGSPPRHKGFLAAKADFVHEMVRWGGLDHLPAGTTVLDVGCGIGGSSRILARDYGFAVTGVTISPNQVRRAQQLTPPGVSAQFQVDDAMALSFPDSSFDVVWSVEAGPHMPDKAVFARELLRVLKPGGVLVVADWNQRDDRKIPLNTWEKPVMRQLLDQWSHPAFASIEGFAEQLEATGLVADQVTTADWSQETLPSWLDSIWQGVIRPQGMVSFGPAGIIKSVREVPTLLLMRLAFGSGLCRFGMFRAVRANPSSPPQAMVTASDRYTS